One Echeneis naucrates chromosome 16, fEcheNa1.1, whole genome shotgun sequence DNA window includes the following coding sequences:
- the unc45a gene encoding protein unc-45 homolog A: MSVSEKEKDPVALKEEGNALFKSGDLQGAVCCYTKALKLSDSRTETAVLHRNRSACYLKLEEYSKAEADASKALDTDPGDVKARFRRAQSFQKLGRLDQAFLDAQRCAQLEPKNKLFQDLLRQLGAQIHQKSAQLNSTDARVQQMFSLLLDASAKDSDRQKAAQNLVVLSREEAGAEQIFRNDGVKLIQRLLLSKQVEVVLSALRTLVGLCTGHQSRTMAIVNELGMEQLCTVMGSEASTVSLAACHLLQVMFEALNAGMKKEVRGKDEAILPEPSKELRSMFRHLLEMMPAANVSGSGRDSAINLLVKQVPRKSLKNPDNSLTLWVIDQGLKKILEVAGTVTELSEGPPITDNSHMNCSVLLSKLYDDLKSDKERENFTKLCEEYVQQHFSRPGIDGKLRAIQTVSVLLQGPSNVGNRTLEMSGMMDAVISLCASEDVTHQQVAVEALIHAADKAKRASFITANGVALLKDLYKKSENDRIRVRALVGLCKLGSAGGTDFSMKQFAEGSTLKLAKQCRKWLCNESLPATSRRWSVEGLAYLTLDADVKEDLVEDKSALLAMFELAKSEDKTVLFAVGSTLVNCTNSYEVEKPDPQLVELAKYAKQHVPEEHPKDASSYVEKRLVKLLEAGVVSALVCMVKQESPALTEACRECIARVFLALVGRQEDRGTVVAQGGGKALIPLASDNTDVGKIKAAQALAKITITSNPEIAFPGERIYEVVRPLVSLLSLECTLLQNFEALMALTNLAGISERLRQKIIKEKAVPKIEGYMFEEHDLVRASATECMCNLVLSTEVQKLYLATGNDRLKLLVLYSGEEDERLRKAAAGTLAMLTAEQPELCTRITGTTTHWLEILQALLLSDLSDLRHRGVVIIQNMMQAEKSLAETVMESEALEILSVLAKGGEGTPEPVSKIAQNCLDKAVEYGIIRNREGGEKGKGTEP, encoded by the exons ATGAGCgtgagtgaaaaagaaaag GACCCTGTGGCCCTGAAGGAGGAGGGAAATGCCCTATTCAAGTCAGGAGACCTGCAGGGTGCCGTGTGCTGCTACACTAAAGCCCTGAAGCTGAGTGACAGCCGGACAGAGACCGCTGTCTTACACCGTAACCGGTCCGCCTGCTACCTGAAGCTGGAGGAGTACAGCAAGGCAGAGGCTGATGCCTCCAAGG CTCTTGATACTGACCCCGGTGATGTGAAAGCCAGGTTCCGGAGAGCTCAGTCTTTTCAAAAACTTGGCCGGCTCGACCAGGCTTTTCTAGATGCTCAAAGATGTGCTCAGCTGGaacccaaaaacaaactcttccaGGATCTGCTGAGACAGCTAGGAGCACAGATCCACCAGAAG TCAGCACAACTAAACTCCACAGATGCACGTGTGCAGCAgatgttctccctcctcttaGATGCATCTGCAAAAGACTCCGATAGACAGAAG GCTGCTCAGAATCTAGTGGTGTTGTCTCGAGAAGAGGCAGGAGCTGAGCAGATCTTCCGCAATGATGGGGTGAAGCTGATTCAACGACTGCTTCTGTCCAAACAAGTGGAGGTGGTCCTTTCTGCCCTAAGGACTCTGGTTGGTTTGTGCACAGGGCATCAGTCCAGA ACTATGGCTATAGTGAATGAGCTAGGAATGGAGCAGTTGTGCACAGTAATGGGATCAGAAGCCTCCACTGTGTCTCTGGCTGCTTGCCATCTGCTGCAGGTGATGTTTGAAGCTTTAAATGCAGGCATGAAAAAAGAGGTCAGAGGGAAAGATGAAGCCATTCTTCCTG AACCCTCCAAGGAGTTACGCTCTATGTTTCGACATCTCTTGGAAATGATGCCAGCGGCTAATGTGTCGGGGTCAGGCAGGGACAGCGCTATCAACCTCCTGGTCAAACAAGTGCCTCGCAAGTCCTTAAAGAATCCCGACAACTCCCTCACTTTATGGGTGATAGACCAAG gGCTGAAGAAAATTCTGGAGGTGGCTGGCACAGTCACCGAGCTCTCAGAAGGACCACCAATCACAGACAACTCCCACATGAACTGCTCTGTCTTGCTGAGCAAACTTTATGATGACCTAAAGAGcgacaaggagagagaaaatttCACAAAACTGTGTGAAGAATATGTTCA ACAACACTTTTCCAGGCCTGGCATAGATGGCAAGCTGCGAGCCATCCAGACAGTATCGGTGCTCCTCCAAGGACCGAGCAACGTGGGTAACAGAACTCTGGAGATGTCAGGAATGATGGACGCAGTGATCTCTCTGTGTGCCTCAGAAGATGTAACTCACCAGCAGGTAGCAGTGGAGGCTCTTATCCACGCTGCAGACAAAGCTAAGAGAGCCTCCTTTATCACAGCCAACGGCGTAGCACTTCTGAAAGACCTCTACAAGAAGAGTGAGAATGACAGGATACGTGTGAGAGCTCTGGTG GGTTTATGCAAGCTGGGATCAGCAGGAGGGACTGATTTCAGCATGAAGCAGTTTGCCGAGGGCTCCACACTGAAGCTTGCTAAGCAGTGCAGAAA GTGGCTGTGCAATGAGTCTCTACCTGCAACCTCCCGCCGGTGGTCTGTAGAAGGCCTTGCGTACCTCACCTTGGATGCTGATGTGAAGGAAGACTTGGTAGAAGACAAGAGTGCTTTGCTGGCCATGTTTGAACTAGCAAAG tcTGAGGATAAGACAGTGCTCTTTGCTGTGGGCTCTACATTAGTCAATTGCACAAACAGCTATGAAGTGGAGAAGCCAGACCCTCAGCTGGTGGAACTGGCCAAATATGCAAAGCAGCATGTGCCTGAGGAGCACCCCAAG GATGCATCTTCATATGTGGAAAAAAGGCTGGTGAAGTTACTGGAGGCAGGTGTTGTGTCTGCATTGGTGTGTATGGTCAAGCAGGAAAGTCCAGCCCTCACTGAGGCTTGTAGAGAATGTATTGCCAG GGTGTTCTTGGCTTTGGTGGGCCGACAGGAAGATAGAGGCACAGTGGTGGCACAGGGTGGGGGAAAG GCTCTGATCCCACTGGCATCCGACAACACAGATGTCGGGAAAATCAAGGCAGCACAAGCCCTAGCGAAAATAACTATCACATCAAACCCGGAGATTGCCTTTCcgggagagagg ATCTATGAGGTGGTTCGCCCACTTGTCAGTCTTCTAAGTCTTGAATGCACCCTGCTGCAGAATTTTGAGGCCCTCATGGCTCTTACCAACCTGGCTGGAATCAGTGAAAGACTCAG ACAAAAGATCATAAAAGAGAAAGCTGTGCCAAAAATCGAGGGCTACATGTTTGAGGAGCATGACCTGGTCCGAGCTTCTGCCACAGAGTGCATGTGCAATTTGGTTTTAAGCACAGAG gtgcAGAAATTGTACCTAGCAACAGGGAATGATCGGTTGAAACTGCTTGTGCTCTACAGcggagaggaggatgagaggcTGCGgaaagctgctgcaggaactCTAGCCATGTTGACTGCTGAACAGCCTGAACTCTGCACCCGCATCACTGGAACG ACAACCCACTGGCTAGAGATTTTACAGGCACTGCTGCTCAGTGACCTATCTGACCTACGACATCGTGGAGTGGTCATCATTCAGAATATGATGCAGGCAGAGAAGAGCCTTGCGGAGACTGTCATGGAAAGTGAGGCTCTGGAGATTCTGTCTGTCCTGGCAAAGGGAGGAGAGGGTACGCCAGAGCCGGTCTCAAAGATAGCTCAGAACTGTCTGGACAAGGCCGTGGAGTATGGGATCATCAGAAACAGGGAAGGGGGTGAAAAGGGCAAAGGAACTgaaccctga
- the LOC115056449 gene encoding titin-like — MEPGKNTSGTLNINMTLDTDVELTAEDSQSPSMVIVEGPSETPAENGEQNPRVATASVTEKENTIKPALEISFSTFTVKNGENLKVEIPVVGCPAPKIEWKRDGQAVKETSRLEISTTPSLTVLHIRHAAREHTGQYSVTASNSAGKYTGEITVVVLEKPDPPRGPVRIDEINSDYVIISWEPPEYTGGCQLDNYVVEKRETTSTEWQTVSATTVRSTVKVTKLKTGSEYQFRVFAENRYGKSTAITSPIVLAQYPFSVPASPGTPFVSTVTKYSMVVEWEPPTKDGGSPVIGYHLERKEKNSILWTKLNKLVIPNTHFKTSGLQEGIEYEFRVFAENIAGISSSSNMSECYVARDPCGPPGKPEPIVITKEIVTLKWEKPVYDGGSTITGYVIEKKDLPDGRWMKANFTNVIDNEFTITGLTGGQTYEFRVTAKNGAGVWSTPSASVSVIAQDVIEGPTAFIDPKYKSITCVQAGETFVIEADYFGKPLPDVMWLKDGKEVNKSTPRTEVKNTLTHTALTVRDCIRVDGGHFVLILSNSGGTTSVPVNVKVLDRPGPPDGPLKVKVISAERCNLHWNPPVNDGGACASHYIVEKRETSRVIWTGVDSHVEAVSYKVTKLVPGKEYIFRVAAVNKFGVGEFLESDPFVAQNPFTAPSAPSTPRASAVTGDSVALTWERPESDGGSEIDGYILEKRDKDGVRWTKCNKRRLNDLRFRCTGLTEGRHYQFRVLAENAAGVGAPSEPSEYIKVCEATYPPGPPTNPKVTDYSSSTASLIWSKPIYDGGAAISGYLVEMRESTDDEWITCTPSTGVEKTEYTVKRLKENAEYNFRIRAMNAAGVGEHMDLPGPVKASEKLEAPEIELETALRKTVNVRVCSTLRLLVTIRGRPQPEVKWSKEGGILSERAQIEVTSSYTVLLIENVNRDDTGKYVLTVENNSGSKSAFINVRVLDSPGAPANLEVKEVKRDSVSLSWETPLIDGGAKILHYIVEKREEARKAFTSVCSCCVRNSCKIDNLQEGSFYYFRVLAVNEFGTGLPAETPDAVKVSEAPPPPGKITLSDVTCNSARISWEKPDHDGGSKIIYYIVEMQAKGDDTWTTCSESKALEATITRLAKGKEFFFRVSAVNEKGRSEPKSMLAPVTVKDTTSAGPIINLLSNTFTVKAGNDLKIEVPFKGAPTPTVAWKKDGNVLKETSRVNVQTSDMSSQIIIKDATKVDVGVYEVSVTNSVGTTLAEIFVNVFERPGPPSDLSVDEVSADFVSLSWQPPHYTGGCQISNYVVKKRDTGSTVWQTVSATVARTSIKISRLTQGTEYQFCIAAENRYGTSQFVEFEPVVAQYPFKPPGPPINLHVVQASKSAMVIAWSKPDCDGGNPVVGYHIECKDQSSILWTKLNRSPVTENQFKVTSVEEGLMYEFRVCAENMAGIGPCSKASDPVAARDQCDPPCNLTVTNITNGSVSLSWDKPEYDGGAKITGYIVERKELPGSCWLKCNFTNLLDTFLEVTGLTEGEQYDFRVIAKNSAELFSAPSETTGPVTVQHDVEPPKITMEDKFRQVVTVKAGELLRIDAAISGCPNPTVIWMKNGRNIGAKGRIEIIATRTHTSLLVKESVRKDSGQYTLTLQNTGGTASKVITCKVLDRPGPPAGPLEVSGLSAEKCSLSWGPPHETGGAEIMHYIVEKCETSRVSWTLLYDNMMATTCKIVKLVKGNEYLFRVRAVNKYGEGETLESEPIRAADPFTIPSAPLDVEVTSASTDAMTVCWKRPSSDGGSRINGYVIEKREKQGVRWTRVNKKPVYDLRVKATGLHEGCEYEFRVFAENSAGLSEPSLPCLLTLAEDPKFLPSPPAKPSIVDSTRSSVTLSWNKPLFDGGAAITGYKVEFKKSEEDEWTVGVHNTDKTEFTVTGLTSGAEYIFIVRSMNKIGISEPSPETDPQVAIEKEEEPRFDISPEMRKTLSVKSGSSFTLAVPFTGKPVPSASWDKADVDLRVRGLINTTSSITSITVEGATREDSGKYIVKLQNVAGSASLTLNVRVLDSPGPPAHITVKDVTKNSATVTWDIPENEGGASVKNYLVDIRDISRKGWTRLTDKCRRLSYKVSDLEEGGIYFFRVTAENEYGTGVPIETKEGTKMTDTTDWDTNPGA; from the exons ATGGAACCAGGCAAAAATACA TCGGGAactctaaatataaatatgacacTGGACACTGATGTTGAGCTCACTGCAGAGGATTCTCAGTCACCCTCTATGGTCATTGTTGAAG GGCCGTCTGAAACACCTGCGGAAAATGGAGAACAAAACCCAAGAGTGGCAACAGCTTCTGttacagaaaaggaaaacactaTTAAGCCTGCACTTGAGATAAGTTTCAGCACATTCACTGTCAAGAATGGTGAAAATCTGAAAGTAGAAATCCCAGTGGTGGGGTGTCCAGCGCCAAAGATTGAATGGAAAAGAGATGGCCAGGCAGTCAAAGAAACATCAAGGCTTGAGATTTCAACTACACCATCATTAACAGTTCTTCATATCAGACATGCTGCCAGGGAGCACACTGGTCAGTACTCAGTCACAGCAAGTAACAGTGCTGGGAAATATACCGGGGAAATCACTGTAGTCGTTCTTGAAAAGCCAGACCCACCTAGAGGACCTGTGAGGATTGATGAGATCAATTCTGACTACGTTATAATCTCTTGGGAGCCACCTGAATATACAGGAGGTTGTCAGCTAGACAACTATGTGGTGGAGAAACGTGAAACAACAAGTACAGAGTGGCAGACTGTGTCAGCAACGACAGTAAGATCAACAGTCAAAGTCACCAAGCTAAAGACAGGATCTGAATACCAGTTCAGAGTGTTTGCAGAAAATAGGTACGGAAAAAGTACTGCAATCACCTCTCCTATTGTACTGGCACAATATCCATTCAGCGTGCCTGCTTCTCCTGGTACCCCCTTTGTGTCCACAGTGACTAAGTACAGTATGGTTGTTGAATGGGAACCTCCAACAAAAGATGGGGGCAGCCCTGTAATCGGCTATCACCTTGAACGCAAGGAGAAGAACAGCATCTTATGGACCAAGCTGAACAAGCTTGTTATACCTAATACTCACTTCAAAACGAGTGGACTGCAGGAAGGCATTGAGTATGAATTCAGAGTCTTTGCAGAGAACATTGCTGGAATCAGCTCATCTAGCAACATGTCTGAGTGTTATGTGGCCAGAGACCCCTGTGGTCCTCCTGGAAAGCCTGAACCTATCGTTATTACCAAGGAGATTGTCACACTCAAGTGGGAAAAACCTGTGTATGATGGTGGAAGCACCATTACAGGTTATGTCATTGAAAAGAAAGACCTCCCTGACGGCAGATGGATGAAGGCAAACTTCACCAATGTTATTGACAATGAATTCACCATCACTGGTCTGACAGGAGGTCAAACTTACGAGTTCAGAGTAACTGCCAAGAATGGTGCTGGTGTTTGGAGCACACCCTCAGCAAGTGTGAGCGTCATTGCTCAGGATGTCATTGAAGGACCCACAGCATTCATTGATCCAAAGTACAAGAGCATCACTTGTGTTCAGGCTGGTGAGACATTTGTAATTGAAGCTGATTACTTTGGGAAGCCACTTCCTGATGTAATGTGGCTTAAGGACGGAAAAGAAGTGAATAAATCTACACCAAGAACAGAAGTAAAAAACACCCTAACTCACACAGCTCTGACCGTCAGGGACTGTATAAGAGTGGATGGCGGCCACTTTGTATTGATCCTCAGCAATAGTGGTGGAACTACATCTGTGCCTGTTAATGTGAAGGTTCTGGATAGACCTGGCCCTCCTGATGGGCCTCTGAAAGTGAAAGTCATCAGTGCAGAAAGGTGTAATCTTCACTGGAACCCACCTGTGAATGATGGTGGTGCCTGTGCCTCCCATTACATAGTTGAAAAAAGGGAGACCAGCCGTGTTATATGGACAGGGGTGGACTCTCATGTTGAAGCTGTAAGTTACAAAGTGACAAAACTGGTCCCTGGAAAAGAATATATTTTCCGAGTggctgctgtgaataaatttgGGGTGGGTGAATTTTTGGAATCAGACCCATTCGTTGCGCAGAATCCTTTTACAGCACCAAGCGCACCTTCGACCCCTCGAGCCAGTGCTGTGACAGGTGACTCTGTAGCATTAACATGGGAAAGGCCAGAAAGTGATGGAGGCTCAGAGATTGATGGCTACATCCTTGAGAAACGTGACAAAGATGGTGTCAGGTGGACTAAATGCAACAAGAGAAGGCTAAATGATTTGCGTTTCCGGTGCACTGGGCTTACCGAGGGGCGTCACTATCAATTTAGAGTATTGGCAGAAAATGCTGCTGGTGTGGGTGCACCCAGTGAGCCCAGTGAGTATATAAAAGTCTGTGAAGCTACTTATCCACCGGGTCCCCCAACCAACCCTAAGGTGACAGACTACTCCAGCAGCACTGCGTCTCTGATTTGGTCAAAGCCAATCTACGATGGTGGAGCAGCTATCAGTGGATATTTGGTTGAGATGAGAGAATCCACAGATGACGAGTGGATTACATGCACACCAAGCACAGGTGTTGAGAAAACAGAATACACTGTAAAGAGACTCAAAGAAAATGCAGAGTACAACTTCCGCATTCGTGCAATGAATGCTGCTGGCGTTGGAGAGCACATGGATCTACCTGGGCCAGTAAAAGCATCTGAAAAGTTAGAGGCACCTGAGATTGAATTGGAGACTGCATTGAGGAAAACAGTCAATGTTCGAGTCTGTTCCACATTACGTCTCCTTGTCACCATTAGAGGAAGGCCACAGCCTGAGGTGAAATGGTCCAAGGAGGGTGGAATTCTAAGTGAGCGCGCTCAAATTGAGGTGACAAGCTCCTACACGGTGCTATTGATTGAGAATGTTAATAGAGATGATACAGGAAAGTATGTATTGACTGTTGAGAACAACAGTGGCTCTAAATCAGCATTCATCAACGTCAGAGTACTGGACTCTCCGGGTGCACCAGCAAACCTGGAGGTGAAGGAGGTAAAGAGAGACTCTGTATCCCTCTCCTGGGAAACACCTCTCATTGATGGAGGAGCAAAGATTTTGCACTACATTGTAGAGAAGCGAGAAGAGGCCAGAAAGGCCTTCACAAGCGTTTGCAGCTGCTGTGTGAGGAACTCATGCAAGATTGACAACCTCCAGGAAGgaagtttttattatttccgTGTCTTGGCTGTAAATGAGTTTGGGACTGGACTGCCAGCAGAGACCCCTGACGCTGTTAAAGTGTCTGAGGCTCCCCCACCTCCTGGGAAGATCACACTCAGTGATGTCACATGTAATAGTGCAAGAATCTCTTGGGAGAAGCCTGACCATGATGGAGGAAGTAAAATCATATACTATATCGTAGAAATGCAAGCCAAGGGAGATGACACATGGACAACATGTTCAGAAAGTAAAGCACTGGAAGCGACTATTACCAGACTGGCAAAGGGAAAGGAGTTCTTCTTTAGGGTGAGTGCTGTGAATGAAAAGGGACGGAGTGAACCAAAGTCCATGTTAGCACCAGTTACAGTAAAGGACACCACTAGTGCTGGGCCTATTATTAATTTGCTTTCCAATACGTTCACTGTGAAGGCGGGGAATGATTTAAAAATTGAGGTTCCCTTCAAGGGTGCACCAACGCCAACAGTAGCTTGGAAAAAAGATGGCAATGTGCTGAAAGAAACAAGCAGGGTAAATGTCCAAACATCTGATATGTCATCTCAGATTATTATCAAAGACGCAACAAAGGTCGATGTTGGTGTGTATGAGGTGTCAGTCACCAACTCTGTGGGAACCACGCTGGCTGAGATTTTTGTTAATGTCTTTGAAAGACCTGGACCGCCAAGTGACCTCAGTGTGGATGAAGTGAGCGCTGACTTTGTGTCCCTGTCCTGGCAGCCCCCACATTATACTGGTGGATGCCAAATCAGCAATTATGTTGTTAAGAAGAGAGATACAGGGAGCACAGTCTGGCAAACCGTGTCTGCTACAGTTGCAAGAACATCAATCAAAATTTCCCGCCTGACACAGGGGACTGAATATCAGTTTTGTATTGCTGCAGAAAATCGCTATGGCACAAGCCAGTTTGTTGAATTTGAGCCTGTTGTTGCCCAGTATCCTTTTAAGCCCCCTGGTCCACCAATCAACCTCCATGTAGTGCAGGCCTCAAAGTCTGCAATGGTCATTGCTTGGAGCAAACCAGACTGTGATGGGGGCAACCCTGTTGTTGGATACCACATTGAGTGTAAAGATCAAAGCAGTATTCTGTGGACAAAGTTAAACAGAAGCCCGGTGACGGAGAACCAGTTCAAGGTAACAAGTGTTGAAGAAGGTCTGATGTATGAGTTCCGGGTCTGTGCTGAGAACATGGCAGGCATTGGACCCTGCAGCAAGGCATCTGATCCTGTGGCAGCAAGAGACCAGTGTGATCCTCCGTGCAACCTCACTGTCACCAATATAACCAACGGCTCAGTTTCCCTCTCATGGGACAAACCAGAATATGATGGTGGAGCTAAAATTACTGGTTACATTGTCGAGCGGAAGGAGCTGCCAGGTAGTTGCTGGCTTAAGTGCAACTTTACCAACCTCCTGGACACCTTCTTGGAAGTGACTGGCCTCACTGAGGGTGAACAGTATGACTTTCGGGTGATTGCAAAGAATTCTGCTGAGCTTTTCAGTGCACCCTCTGAAACCACAGGGCCTGTTACTGTACAGCATGATGTTGAGCCACCCAAAATTACCATGGAGGATAAATTTAGACAGGTTGTGACTGTCAAAGCAGGAGAGCTACTGAGAATAGATGCAGCCATCTCTGGTTGCCCCAACCCAACAGTGATTTGGATGAAGAATGGTAGAAATATTGGTGCCAAGGGAAGGATTGAGATAATTGCAACAAGGACTCATACCTCTCTACTTGTCAAAGAAAGTGTGAGGAAAGACTCCGGACAGTATACTCTGACCCTACAAAACACAGGTGGTACTGCTTCTAAAGTTATCACTTGCAAGGTCTTGGATAGACCCGGCCCACCTGCTGGTCCTTTGGAAGTGTCTGGTCTCTCAGCAGAGAAATGCTCCCTGTCGTGGGGACCCCCTCATGAGACTGGTGGTGCAGAGATCATGCACTATATTGTTGAAAAGTGTGAAACCAGCCGTGTATCCTGGACTCTTTTGTATGACAACATGATGGCAACTACTTGTAAGATAGTCAAGCTGGTCAAAGGAAATGAATACCTATTTAGAGTGAGGGCAGTGAACAAATATGGCGAGGGTGAAACTTTGGAAAGTGAACCCATCAGGGCAGCGGATCCCTTTACTATCCCATCTGCTCCGTTGGATGTTGAAGTCACAAGTGCAAGCACTGACGCTATGACTGTCTGCTGGAAGAGACCTTCCTCTGATGGTGGTAGCCGCATCAATGGATACGTTATTGAGAAGAGGGAGAAGCAGGGTGTACGCTGGACGAGAGTCAATAAAAAGCCAGTCTATGATTTACGGGTCAAAGCCACTGGCCTGCATGAGGGATGTGAGTATGAATTCAGAGTCTTTGCTGAGAACTCAGCAGGGTTAAGTGAACCCAGTCTCCCATGCTTACTCACCTTGGCTGAGGATCCAAAGTTTTTACCTTCCCCTCCAGCAAAGCCATCTATAGTTGATTCAACCCGATCCTCGGTCACTCTGTCTTGGAACAAGCCGTTGTTTGATGGTGGAGCAGCAATTACAGGGTATAAGGTTGAATTCAAAAAATCTGAAGAAGACGAGTGGACTGTTGGTGTCCACAACACAGATAAAACAGAGTTCACAGTAACTGGCCTCACATCAGGGgcagaatacatttttattgtcaGATCCATGAATAAAATTGGCATCAGTGAGCCCAGCCCTGAAACAGATCCTCAGGTTGCCattgagaaagaggaggagccAAGGTTTGATATTAGCCCTGAGATGAGGAAGACCCTGTCTGTTAAAAGTGGCAGCAGCTTCACTTTGGCTGTGCCTTTCACAGGCAAACCAGTGCCCAGTGCATCATGGGACAAGGCAGATGTAGATCTGAGAGTCAGAGGACTCATTAACACCACTAGCTCCATCACCTCTATCACAGTTGAGGGAGCAACCCGTGAAGACTCTGGTAAATACATTGTGAAACTGCAAAATGTTGCTGGATCGGCCTCTTTGACCCTGAATGTGAGGGTTTTGGATTCCCCCGGTCCACCCGCTCATATAACAGTAAAAGATGTAACCAAGAACTCTGCCACTGTTACCTGGGACATCCCTGAGAATGAGGGTGGAGCTTCTGTTAAGAACTACCTCGTAGACATACGAGACATCAGCAGAAAAGGGTGGACAAGACTAACAGATAAATGCCGTCGACTGTCCTACAAAGTGTCTGacctggaggagggaggaataTACTTCTTCAGAGTCACTGCGGAAAATGAGTATGGCACCGGTGTTCCTATTGAGACCAAGGAAGGAACAAAAATGACAG acacaacagactGGGACACAAATCCTGGAGCTTAG
- the cib1 gene encoding calcium and integrin-binding protein 1: MGTTASQLGKESLSEYQELTFLTKQEILLAHKRFTELLNKDEKDLSNARVSMERILTLPELKSNPFRKRICHVFSTSDQKDGSLTFEDFLDLLSAFSDSATLEIKSHYAFRIFDFDDDGTLDSADLEKLVNCLTGETDDTRLTSDEMRQLISNILEESDIDKDGTVNLSEFQHVISRSPDFVSSFKIVL; the protein is encoded by the exons ATGGGAACCACGGCAAGTCAACTGGGAAAGGAGTCGCTTTCGGAATACCAA GAACTGACATTcctgacaaaacaagaaattctTCT TGCTCACAAGAGATTCACCGAGCTGCTTAATAAAGATGAGAAAGACCTTTCAAATGCCAGAGTATCAATGGAGAGGATCCTCACTCTGCCAGAACTCAAG TCCAATCCTTTCAGGAAAAGAATCTGTCATGTATTCTCAACATCTGATCAGAAAGATGGAAGTCTCACATTTGAAGACTTTCTGGATCTTTTGAGCGCCTTCAGTGACTCTGCTACTCTGGAAATCAAGTCGCACTATGCATTCCGTATATTTG aTTTTGACGATGATGGAACCCTTGACAGTGCTGATCTGGAGAAGCTGGTTAACTGCCTGACTGGAGAAACAGATGACACAAGACTAACTTCAGATGAAATGCGGCAGCTCATCAGCAAT aTTCTTGAAGAGTCTGACATTGACAAGGATGGAACTGTGAACCTCTCAGAGTTTCAGCATGTCATTTCAAGATCACCGGATTTTGTCAG TTCTTTCAAGATTGTGCTGTGA
- the rccd1 gene encoding RCC1 domain-containing protein 1, with protein sequence MRWFGFGFNAFGQICVAEGKVKCPTELSGGGCCSESRHIRASWSRRASLSLDGGSCVSLSGFGDALSSESCRAPLAESRGCKDALLGELYLTLAFPDRIESWDLRKTSKTPSWRMDIQTQSESSGAPLNLPLVPGGFIATKPPFYRPLSPDLRAKSLALGAGHAVLLTATGAVYSWGLGSHGQLGHGGLTSEEQPRAVEALWGMPMSSVAAGGWHSACISDGGDLYVWGWNEVGQLGLPSQGLRKASQQQISQAGELHHDATKGEKSEEVFISIQAFPALLDVTPSCEISKVSCGSRHTAAVTTTGDLYTWGWGEYGQLGHQSFTTLDEPHHVEFFRDQQMRVVDVVCGTWNTFAAVIKEEETCSENKTPSLS encoded by the exons ATGCGGTGGTTTGGATTTGGCTTCAACGCGTTTGGACAGATATGTGTCGCTGAAGGGAAAGTGAAGTGTCCCACAGAGCTGAGCGGAGGAGGCTGCTGCTCAGAGAGCAGACACATCAGAGCCAGCTGGAGCCGGAGAGCCTCTCTGAGTCTGGACG gggGTAGCTGTGTGAGCCTCTCGGGTTTCGGAGATGCCCTTTCCTCTGAGTCCTGCAGAGCTCCTCTGGCAGAAAGCCGCGGCTGCAAAGATGCTCTCCTGGGTGAATTGTACTTGACCCTCGCTTTCCCAGACAGGATTGAGTCCTGGGACCTTCGGAAGACATCGAAGACTCCATCATGGAGAATGGACATACAAACTCAGTCAGAGAGCTCAG GAGCCCCTCTGAATCTCCCATTGGTCCCTGGAGGCTTCATAGCCACAAAACCTCCCTTCTATCGCCCATTGTCCCCTGACCTGAGAGCCAAGAGCCTGGCCCTGGGAGCAGGGCATGCCGTCCTTCTCACTGCCACGGGAGCTGTGTACAGCTGGGGACTGGGCAG TCATGGTCAGTTGGGGCACGGAGGCCTCACCTCTGAGGAGCAACCCAGGGCTGTGGAGGCGCTTTGGGGGATGCCCATGAGCTCTGTTGCCGCAGGAGGCTGGCACTCTGCCTGTATTAGTG ATGGTGGTGACCTTTATGTGTGGGGCTGGAATGAGGTGGGCCAGCTTGGACTTCCATCACAAGGTCTGAGGAAAGCATCACAGCAGCAAATTAGCCAAGCAG GAGAATTACACCACGATGCCACCAAGGGAGAGAAAAGCGAAGAGGTATTCATTTCAATCCAGGCATTCCCAGCTCTGCTGGATGTCACTCCATCCTGTGAAATCAGTAAAGTCAGCTGTGGCTCCCGCCACACAGCTGCTGTAACAA caacaGGTGATCTTTACACTTGGGGCTGGG GTGAATACGGACAACTCGGACACCAGAGCTTTACGACTTTAGATGAGCCTCATCATGTGGAGTTCTTTAGGGATCAGCAGATGCGTGTAGTTGACGTAGTGTGTGGGACATGGAACACTTTTGCTGCTGTCATCAAGGAGGAAGAAACTTGTTCTGAAAATAAAACCCCATCCCTATCATAA